The Molothrus aeneus isolate 106 chromosome 23, BPBGC_Maene_1.0, whole genome shotgun sequence nucleotide sequence GCAATGCCCTGCCCGACATCCTGGGCTCGCCCGCCGGCGTCAGCCCTGCCGACCTGCCCCTCAAACTGGCCGAGATGTCCCTGAGCGCAGGTGGGTGACCAGGAGGACGGGGGGGACgtggggtgggcagggacagcggCTCTTGTGTTCATCCCGTGCTGAGGGACAAGGACACCGAGGGGCTGGAGcgaggccagggcagggaatggagctgggaagggtctggagccccaggagaggctgagggagctgggcaggggctcagcctggagcaaaggaggctcagggggcccttgtggctctgcacagctcctgccaggagggcacagccgggggggccgggctgtgctccagggaacagggacaggagcagagggaacggccggGGGAGGCCCAGGTTGGATACTGGGGataatttccccatggaaagggtgtcCAGGCATTGGAACTGCCCAGGGGGATTTGCAGTGCCCAtgcctggaggtgtccaaggtcactgggctggggacaaggcaggcATCGGGCACAGGTCGGACTCGATGCTCTTGGAGCTCTTTCCCAGCCCCAATGACGCCGTGATTCCCTGCTCTGACCCCTTGCCATGACCGTGTCGCGCTCTCTCCCCGCAGGCAGTGCCCAGGACATGCAGTCGCCCTCAGCGGAGGCGCCCCCTCCGCAGCCGCCCAGCCCCGAGCTGAAGGACACGTCCTAACCCCGCCCGGGGGGACATTTGTGACCGGCGGAGGAAGGAGGGGGCTGCGggcaccagcccagctctcctggctcgGCCGGAGCCCGCTGGGATTTCCTCGGTGCTGCCGCAGCGGGACCCCGGAGCGTCCCCCCGGCCGTGCGGGAGCCGCGCGTGgcggggacacggaggggacaaggaggggacacggaggggaccTGCCGTGACCGAGGGGCGATTCCCACCCACGCCCTGGGCCAGGACTCGGGGGTGGGGGGGATGTTTTGGCCTCCCCGGGGGGAGGAATCTTTTTCTTCTGGGGCATTTGGCGGAGCCGAGcgcgggggggtcccggggggccCTCCTGGCCGCAGGAGCAGCCACGGGTGTTTCTTGCTGAGTGTGGTGTTCACTGTGATGTTTTTGGGTACCCCTCGTCTCCTGGCCTTTCTTCTGGGTGACTCACGAGCCACTCCCAAGTTTTTGGGGGGGTGAGGTTGGAAACACGACCCGAGAGCCCCCCAGCCCTTAAGCAAAGCTGCCAGCACGTCTGAGGGACCCCCAGCGTGCTCCCCGCTCCGGGGGATGGGGGATGCTGCTGAGTTTGGGGGCGGGGAGCAGGGCAATGCTGTTCGGAGCACCCCAGCCCCCGAGCCCCCACGGTCCCCACGCCGgatcccctccccagccccgggcGGGGCCCGCCGGGTCCTGCGGCctttggggacagaggggacacggaGTGGGGctttcccaggctctgcccctgctccccagagGAGCTTCTGCCAGAGGGCGGGATGGGACCCTCCCGGCGGGCACTGAGGGACTCAGGGAGGGCTCCTCTGCCAGTCGCTGTCTCTGGCCGGAGCCGCAGCTCCTGGGAGGCCCCTGGAATC carries:
- the LOC136565965 gene encoding cAMP-dependent protein kinase inhibitor beta-like, which translates into the protein MTEVEPVLDFASSGRTGRRNALPDILGSPAGVSPADLPLKLAEMSLSAGSAQDMQSPSAEAPPPQPPSPELKDTS